The Rhinolophus ferrumequinum isolate MPI-CBG mRhiFer1 chromosome 19, mRhiFer1_v1.p, whole genome shotgun sequence genome has a segment encoding these proteins:
- the LOC117011905 gene encoding protein LDOC1 produces MDALAVMMQDLLTQNHALRRENNELMDQVRRLLCEKAKLLAQVRPPACPVAFPETFKGDSAQLPEFLIQAASYMRFFEARFSNDTLKVAFLISRFSGAAEEWVVPYIERESPILGHYEDFVDALKRAFGRNG; encoded by the coding sequence ATGGACGCGCTGGCAGTGATGATGCAGGATCTCCTGACCCAGAACCATGCCCTGCGCAGGGAAAACAACGAACTCATGGACCAGGTGCGGCGGCTGCTGTGCGAGAAAGCcaagctgctggctcaggtgcGTCCGCCGGCCTGCCCCGTGGCTTTTCCTGAAACGTTTAAAGGTGACTCCGCCCAGCTTCCAGAGTTTTTGATCCAAGCGGCCTCTTACATGAGGTTCTTCGAGGCCAGGTTTTCGAACGACACCCTAAAGGTGGCATTTTTAATCAGCCGCTTCTCTGGGGCGGCAGAAGAGTGGGTAGTCCCCTACATCGAGAGGGAGAGCCCCATCCTAGGTCATTATGAGGACTTTGTGGACGCGCTGAAACGTGCCTTTGGCAGGAATGGGTAG